tcagtgacctccactggctccccatggcctccagaatcaaattcaagtcactaatgcttgcatacagagtgactactgggtctgcacccatctacctaaactccataatacaaacttatgttccttctcggccgctacgctcctccaatgaACACcgtctggctctgccatcccattgaaagcaatcccagtcctggctattctcatctgtgacaccacgatggtggaacgagctaccacacgccatcagagcaggggcgtccctctctaacttcaagaagctcttgaaaactcatctcttccgagaacagtTCCTCTTACAACACCTccaactcctaacctctaacatgcacttcctgtgctcttcttcttctatcctctacattgatcttgtattgattgcactttttgttatgattgcacttttttgttaactcttacttccttccctaggtatctaccccattgatgtgatatgtactgtgagctcttactagtatttattgctgctcttactagtatgtattgtgagttgtagatctgtagttgatgctctgttgatgcttgtatgttgttcctcaaatgtaagtcgctttggataaaagtgtctgccaaatgagtaaatgtaatgtaaatgtaaaacagcatCACCCAAATGTGTCTATTACAGCACTCAATTCTCGCTGTAATGTTACTTGACTTGTGCATCAATGTGTCCGTTGTTCCTGACCAAAATAAACTTATCCAGCAGCTTATTTATGTGATGGACTTCCTGAATGTAGTCCAAGGAAAATTAAATATCAAGGGCCACAGGACTTAGTTGAAGATACtcgaagatgtttcgtccctcatcccgGAACGATCAAAAGTTAGCGTTTGTTTAGTTTCCTTACTGCAGgtaagactcagcagtttacctacatctgaaggataaacaacactcgtttgaggaccaccaggtgcacatgttagacagagaggacagatggtttgaaagaggtgtcatgGAAGCCATTTACAGctgggttgagaagccgtcgctTAACAGGGTAGGGGTCTGCAACACCaattatcccccacttacaatgcagTCCTTTTggttgttcagacttggcctcaggtgGCTTTAACGACCATATcaactgtcgttacaacagccaggagcactaacaaaccagcagtATTCATAATCTTCACAAAAACCCAacaaatagctgagtttccctaccagtcagtcagaactgaagaagtctcgaAAACAAAGTCTcgaaaacaaagtcacaaaacGTCTTCAACGATCTTCCACCAAGTCCAGCTGCACTTGATTTGAACATTTCTTGGATagctatgacctggatgactgaggaCCTTCACAGACTTCCTGAATGAAGGCTTACCATTGGTTCAAACCTTGTTGTCTGGAAATATGAGCTGTCAGGTATCTAGTGTGTTTAGCTAGTTCTCCCTCCATCCCGTCCCCCCCAGGTGTTCCAGAGGAGGATGGACGGCACCGTGAACTTCTACAGGGGCTGGGATCAGTACAAGATGGGCTTTGGTAGCGCTGCTGGAGAGTACTGGCTCGGTGAGAAACCAAACCTAACTAACACTAATGTGACTTTGTGAAACTCACTGTTCATAACATTCAAACATTAAACTGAAGTTTGCAGGTGTAAGGATCCAGTCAGCTCATGGTTTAGTACAGTACATGATGTTGATGGTTAGAAACTCTCACTTTTACGACCACCTCatgagtttctgtgtgtttgtgttcaggtCTTGAGACTCTCTTCCACCTGACTCTGAGGAAGAAGTACGAGCTGCTGGTCGACATGGAGGACTTCAGTGGAAACAAAGCGTTCGCTCGTTACTCCTCGTTCTCCATCGACCCAGAGTCCTACGGATACAGACTGCATGTATCTGGATTCATTAATGGAGGGGCAGGTGAGGAAGCAACAGAagttcttttgtgtttttctgagtTTCCACAGGAAGGTGATTTTCCCTAAAGTCTCTCTGAAGGACTGGCCTTATACTGGATTATTTGTTGCAGAGCTGCACCAATCAGTGGTCTGTTTCATGAATCACATTCAGGTGTCTGTACCCCAGAGACTCTCTGCAGTCCATTTATCTGGACTCACTCTAAGTTGTTATGTTGCAGTAACAGAAGTATAGTTAGTATCTGTAGGAGTCATAGCCGAGATAAATACCAGTACCCGTCATCGACACCACCTGTCAGGTTTGAACTGATTATAAACTGGATTTAATTCATTCTTTAATGATTACTTCCAGCAatctacattttttaattacctTTAGTGAACTGTTTGCTAACCAGTTTTCACTGAGCAGGAAGCTCCAGGTGTGAAAAGCGAAGCCAATGTGGAAGTGCCAtcaacctgcattctttctcacggccagcagggggagaCTCCACCGGTTGCTAAAAAAATtctgattgtatagaagtctatgagaaaaaaacatcttgttttaagcctgtttgtcacTAGACTAATGAGCATCAAAGTTAATATCCCAGTTAACATGCATTACAGATGCTCCTTGCCAACCAAGCTAGTTAGCTCCATCCGCTTGTCTAAATATGGTCAATTGAGGTTCAAAAATCCAAGATGGCGACTGCTAAAATGGCATACTGGAGGTTTCAAAACTGTAGTCCACAAAACAATGGGTGACTTTACGGTGGTTGCgctcactttttattttatacagtctgtggtttatATGTACTCTCAATTGTGTCATGTGGTGTTCATCggaaatattgttttaattcaatcaattaaatcaaattaaccATTAAACTTCAACAGTCTATGGGTATGTTAGTTTAGAAGTTTTGTTAGTAGTAATACTTAGGTGGACAGAGATGAATTAAACTTGTTTCTGTAGGAGACTCTTTGAGTTATCACAATGGACAGAAGTTCACCACCTTCGACAAAGACCAGGACCCCTATTCCGGCAACTGTGCCAAATTACGTCTGGGAGCGTTCTGGTACAACAGCTGTCACTATGCAAACCCCAACGGGGTTTATCGTTGGGGGGCTGACGGCACTGTCTCTTATGTTGGAGTGGAGTGGTACCATTGGAAAACTTGGAACTACTCCCTGAAGACCATCAGCATGAAGATCCGTCCTGTGCAGTAGTTCTCCAGGACCAACGTACAGCAGAATATCAGCAGTTGATCTCTCTCACTTATCTAGAACATAATctgacatgatgtttagatgGAAACAGACACATAGAGTCtgataacatgttgataacTGCATTAACTGCCAACACAATTAAtagcaaagcaaaaacacttcTGCTTTAGAAGAATAAAAGcatgtattttcaaaataaaagcttcttAAGAAAAGCAAGTCAACATGTTTAATGTACGTCAATAGTTGACATGAATATTTCCATCTAAAGTAAAAGTCAAACTAACTAGTTTCAACACAACGTTTGGTGGAGGTTTGAAACCCTAATGTGAATCATTATCTGCTGTACGCTGACAATAAATGAGAAGCTGAGCATGAAGCTGATCTGATGTCTTCACTGTGtctcctgtgtctctgtctggaTTCTCTCTGGTCAGAAGTTCAGAGGTCTCTTTCCTTCCtgttcacaaacacaaatgatCATGAGTCGCTGCCCTCTGGTGGTCACAGTTACTGCTAAACTTCTTTATATACTATTAGTAGTACTTTAATTTTCAATATACCTTCTGCAGggacaaaaatacacaaacaaatacagagtTCTGAGAGATCAAAACTGATATTAACAGTCATGTTAATGTCATAAATATACACTCAGTTCTAAATCAGTTTGCACCATGGTAGTATTTAAACTGCTTTTTAAACTGTTAGTAGTGGTTTAATAAAACATCATGAGAACATTTCCACCTGACACCAAGTGATGGGATGAATTTCATATATACTtttattataaaacacacattctcacagTGACACTGGGCCTACACTACACCAGTAAGGTTGATTTTCTCTAAAATATGTTACTTTTTTATAGAATTTATCTTTGGTTCattcttaaaatatttaaatagacTGACTCGTTGTTGTTTTGCTGTATTTGTAGTCAGTTTTGTTTCTGCAGTTATCTGATCAGCCATTATAAATGTCCTCCTTTGTGTTCAGTTATATTCCATCAATAGGACGTTACCACAACCTGGGTTAAATAAATAGTTCTGTAActactgagcaaactccatttCCTGAGGAAGATGATAAAATACAGTCAAAATAAGCAGTCAGTTATTATTCATATAATCACCGATCTATAATCTACATCTGAGTGAAGCTCAGGGGTCTGACCTTTGCAGTTACAGACTGTTCCTAAatctcacatttgatactgacttttttagtcttttttgtttgtttgttttaatgaactaattaattaattgtagttttttccccctattaatatacacacatacatatacggttttatttgttcattttatttaaattttttaatatattttttttagttactgtgtcatttacttttttttgtttttcaacacacacacacacacacgcttactgatttatttatttactctttttaaaaatattttttttacagaatttctatattttatatatttttttattattattattttattttgtattaacacacgCAAACAACTtttgctcttttcttttcttatataatgaaatgtatgaaattaattgtcctcatgtactttatatacagctttggcaatattgttgctatacattcatgccaataaagctaatctGAATTTGACTGTTCATCAGGTAGATATCAGCTGAACTGCTCCGATAGATCTGAGCTGTAAACAGACCTCGGATCAGACTcgctaaaaacaaacacactttgtCTCCTGGTTTCACACTGAAAGCTCAGATCTGTTTCCTCTGTGGTGTCTTGGAGTCCAGGATGTTGCTGTGGCTCATGGAAACAGACCTCAGACCAAATGTTGGAAGTTGTTTTTCATCATCCAGTCAGTCATGGCAGCTGCAAGACCGTTTATAATGCTGTTCTGTCTCATTTCCAGAAAATCATGAAAAGAAAACCTGGTAGTGTCACGATtagtggtgtggaggcaggttggaggacccaaacacaggacacagagcggagcaggtaaaGTTCAACGGGGGTTTATTGATGGAAAACGAactgcaggcaggcaggcaggcaggcaggcaggcaggcaggcaggcaggcaggcaggcaggcaggcaggcaggcaggcaggcaggcaggcaggcaggcaggcaacgCACaacagactggggggtaacatgaacaatgacccgacaaagacaagacagaaacaccaggtatatatacacagggacaaacgagcagggtgggagcaacacaggtgaaagacatgagactaacgaggcagagagagagcagaggaaaacagagacttgacatgacaagcagacctggggcagagtgaataagcgagaacacagaactagaacacagtacagagcttaacagagaacacaagaagAACACTAAAGGCATGAACTAACGTACAAGACTAAGAACATGACATGGAATCAAAGAccaactaaataacagataatgaacTGACCACACAACAGACTAAATAGCAGATACTGGACACCAGACAGGACCCAAAACTCAACTAAGGCAGATACCAAAcccaaaagtgcaacacaaaggatggccaaccggcagagcgtgacaggTAGTTACTAAAAAGTTTTAAACTTAGTGAAGGATTTCCAAACAGCTGGTCCAACCCAGTCCTGAGGTTAAATCACTTCTCTTTCATATTTCATACCAGTGCTGCAATTGCTCTGATTCACACATCTGATTGGCTCTTTCTCCATAGCAACAGCAGCTGAGGATCATGGGTATTGTAGTACTTAGAGCCGTCCATTAAACTGACAGAAAAATAAGATAAACTGGGGACCAACATAAACCTACAGTCTGGTTACATTATCCAGAAagtcctgtgtgtctgtgttgatgATCAAGTTTCAGAACTAGATCTGGGACCACGCCCTCACCTCATCCCATTTCTGCACATGAAGTACTTAACCACACTGTTTCCATGCACTTCCCCATGACTCAGTTTTCACATGAGCTGTGACAAACTAGTTATTTAGAAAGAAAATTGCTCACGTCTAATAAATGGACCCAGAACTCCTACTCAATCTGATGGACAGCAAAAGGTTCGAAGATGAGCAGCCAACTACTGATGTACCTGAGTCTTCTTCATCTTCTGACCAACTTTGTTGGCTGCAGTCTGCTATCCACATTCCCTGGTGCTCCCAGCTCTCAGTCTCCAACAACTCCAATATTGTCAGGCCTTTGCTTCCCAGCAGCTCCGGGGGAAGATCCCAGCTTCAGTGCTCGGGGCACAAAATCACTTCCAGTAGCCTTTTTCCGCCCTGCGCAACATCCGGGTGCTCGAATGACAAGTGAAGGTATGACCACTCGCACTCACCAAGCCAACACTCTGATTGTCTCTCCCCTCCAAGAATTTCCAAGTGGACAGTGGTTCACCTGAAACAAGCACTCAGCAAGCGAAACATCCCTTTTCACCAAAAGTGAAACGTTTCAAGGACTCTCTACAAAACACTGAGATTCCTAAGTACCTCCAGGTCACCAATGCCACTAAAGGGACAATGCCAATGATCTCACAGCGCGTCCCACAGCAGTTGAGCATTACCTCACATCAGTCGTCCCAGAGGGCCAGGTCAGAGCAAACTCTGATCCTTTCTCGATTCCTTGAGCTACACTAACAACCAGAGGACATGCATTCCCCCTTCcggactgacaggagtcagcaggtgaggctggggaacaccacatccagcacccggactatcagcactggcaccccccaggggtgtgtgctctccccactgctcttctccctctacaccaacgactgcacctcaggagacccatctgtcaaactcctgaagttcgctgacgacacaacggtcattggcctcatccgggacggtgaccaatcggcctacagacgggaggttgatcagctggctctctggtgcggtcagaacaacctggagcttaacacgctcaaaactgtggagatgatcgaggacttcaggaggagcccccccactctgccccccatcaccatactcaacatccctgtgtctgctgtggaatctttcatgtttctgggatccactatatcccaggacctgaagtgggagcccaacacggacaccatcatcaagaaggcccagcagaggacgtacttcctgcgtcagctcaggaagctcaacctgcctaaggaccaCTCACTTTAGGTTGTTATGTTGCAGTAACAGAAGTACAGATAGTATCTgtaggagtcatagctgagatAAATACCAGTACCCGTCATCGACACCACCTGTCAGGTTTGAACTGATATTAAAGTggaaataatttatatattaatgttgatttttttagctattttattttttattattcgaTTAATATAACAATGGTAATACAAAAAACTCATTAttaattcaatattttattaaatcatcCTGATAAAGTGACACATAAAGCACACTGATGATAAAAGtggcattttaaaaaatgtctcgGATATAGATTTATttcattactgagaaataatcAGTCAGGATATTATCAGCCTGATTAAAATGTGA
The Micropterus dolomieu isolate WLL.071019.BEF.003 ecotype Adirondacks unplaced genomic scaffold, ASM2129224v1 contig_13767, whole genome shotgun sequence DNA segment above includes these coding regions:
- the LOC123966587 gene encoding microfibril-associated glycoprotein 4-like, whose amino-acid sequence is MKLVSVVFLLLAPLLSSCKPLVLPLDCSDIYNHANRQPSGVYTIYPIGATSAVQVYCDMESLGGRWTVFQRRMDGTVNFYRGWDQYKMGFGSAAGEYWLGLETLFHLTLRKKYELLVDMEDFSGNKAFARYSSFSIDPESYGYRLHVSGFINGGAGDSLSYHNGQKFTTFDKDQDPYSGNCAKLRLGAFWYNSCHYANPNGVYRWGADGTVSYVGVEWYHWKTWNYSLKTISMKIRPVQ